In Candidatus Binatia bacterium, one DNA window encodes the following:
- a CDS encoding NAD(P)H-dependent oxidoreductase: MGDDESIRVVGICGSLRPNGWTLAALKIALAGAKERGATAELLDLRDYNLPFCAGGDPDAIQGNAGVQRLRQKVSEASGIILATPNYHGSLSGVLKNALDLMSMREFEGKVVGLIGVSGGRMGGTFTLNTLRAIGRTLHAWVIPSEAWIYNADSAFTEDGHIKDPNSEQRVRDVGRKIARLTRMLASKEARELLHLWEDDEAVTPSLDNSNEGGDNDNR; the protein is encoded by the coding sequence ATGGGCGACGACGAATCGATTCGTGTCGTTGGAATCTGCGGCAGTCTTAGACCTAACGGCTGGACGTTGGCCGCGTTGAAGATTGCACTCGCCGGTGCGAAGGAAAGGGGCGCGACCGCTGAACTGCTGGACTTGCGCGATTATAACCTTCCATTTTGCGCCGGCGGGGACCCTGACGCGATCCAAGGTAACGCCGGCGTTCAACGGCTTCGACAAAAGGTCTCGGAGGCGAGCGGCATCATCCTGGCAACTCCGAACTATCATGGCTCCCTGAGCGGCGTCCTAAAGAACGCGCTCGACTTGATGAGCATGCGCGAGTTCGAGGGTAAGGTTGTCGGCCTTATTGGCGTCTCGGGTGGACGGATGGGCGGAACTTTCACCCTGAACACCTTACGCGCGATCGGCCGAACGCTGCATGCTTGGGTCATTCCTTCCGAAGCATGGATCTACAACGCCGATTCCGCCTTCACCGAGGACGGGCATATCAAAGATCCTAATTCTGAACAACGAGTAAGAGACGTAGGGCGCAAGATTGCGCGGTTGACGCGCATGCTCGCCTCGAAGGAAGCGCGCGAGCTGCTTCACTTGTGGGAAGATGACGAGGCCGTCACGCCGAGCTTAGACAATAGCAATGAGGGAGGCGACAATGACAATCGATAA
- a CDS encoding 3-keto-5-aminohexanoate cleavage protein, with the protein MAANQQPPEGSVCFALKASRPLRRAQTMAYFTDDSLLPENMAPLMITAAPYGPMWLPEDGPPGYIPLTWDEQVQAAVDCYNAGATLLHIHVRDPKTGHISKNFKEYGEQIGRLREAVPKMILQVGGSISFAPEPGEVGKFGTYEQRHKLTQIDPKPDQITVLCGSGLYDLTALHPVDDSFGGTHLGNEEAMHGIANMVADGTPDFYIEETKLCVEHGIQPYFALGHVHNLELVERMIRRGYYMGPMNGFFSTGGGGFLGANPFDLMELVRRTPHGSVFTYQTTFRLTHPISMMMIALGQHTRAGIEDNLYDTKKGVRMTTVQMVERHVRMAREIGRDIATPEQARQMLKLGVTYKTTEETLAKLGLPPNREPGHQGFLVLKTDGTFKEPSPAVSDAHLLAY; encoded by the coding sequence ATGGCGGCAAACCAGCAGCCGCCTGAAGGCAGCGTTTGTTTTGCGTTGAAGGCCTCGCGACCTTTAAGGAGAGCACAAACCATGGCGTACTTTACCGATGACTCCCTTCTCCCCGAAAACATGGCACCTCTGATGATCACGGCGGCTCCTTACGGGCCAATGTGGCTTCCCGAGGACGGCCCACCGGGATACATCCCCCTTACGTGGGATGAACAAGTTCAAGCTGCCGTTGATTGCTATAATGCAGGTGCAACGTTATTGCACATCCACGTGCGCGATCCCAAGACGGGACATATCTCGAAGAACTTCAAGGAATACGGCGAGCAAATCGGGCGCCTCCGTGAAGCTGTGCCGAAAATGATCCTGCAGGTCGGCGGATCGATCTCGTTCGCGCCAGAGCCGGGCGAAGTCGGGAAGTTCGGGACTTACGAACAGCGCCACAAGCTGACTCAGATCGACCCTAAGCCGGATCAGATCACCGTTTTGTGCGGTAGCGGTCTCTACGATTTAACCGCGCTGCACCCAGTTGACGACTCCTTCGGCGGAACGCACCTGGGCAATGAAGAAGCCATGCATGGGATCGCTAATATGGTGGCCGATGGTACGCCGGACTTCTACATCGAAGAGACAAAACTCTGTGTGGAGCACGGGATCCAGCCGTATTTCGCGCTTGGCCACGTCCACAACCTCGAACTAGTGGAGCGCATGATTCGGCGAGGCTACTACATGGGCCCGATGAATGGATTTTTCAGCACCGGCGGCGGCGGCTTTCTCGGCGCCAATCCGTTTGACCTGATGGAGCTCGTACGCCGGACGCCGCACGGTTCGGTGTTCACCTATCAAACAACGTTTCGCTTAACACACCCAATCTCGATGATGATGATCGCCCTCGGCCAACACACGCGCGCCGGCATTGAGGACAATCTTTATGACACCAAAAAAGGCGTGCGGATGACGACCGTTCAGATGGTCGAGAGGCACGTTCGCATGGCTCGTGAGATTGGGCGTGATATAGCCACTCCAGAGCAGGCACGGCAGATGCTAAAGCTGGGTGTTACGTATAAGACCACCGAGGAAACATTAGCTAAACTCGGCCTGCCGCCGAATCGCGAACCTGGCCACCAGGGCTTTCTGGTACTCAAGACAGACGGCACCTTTAAGGAGCCATCGCCAGCAGTTTCGGACGCACACTTACTGGCGTACTAA
- a CDS encoding chromate transporter produces the protein MLELFGVFLQIGATSFGGGVVAYLRSALVRKKRWFDDTEFLELMSLSNTLPGLNATNMAILAGDRLRGTLGAVAAMIGMCLPALILMTAAGVAYGMNGNRPIVTAALHGVAAAATGLIAATWFQIGKKTVKGFYDAFFILAAVLGINHFKLSVPVVLLSVGALAIFAYRPVKKTDRPHEDSHAWIRSLQ, from the coding sequence ATGCTCGAACTCTTCGGCGTCTTTCTCCAGATCGGCGCCACCAGCTTCGGCGGCGGCGTGGTCGCCTATCTGCGCAGCGCGCTGGTTAGGAAGAAGCGCTGGTTCGACGACACGGAGTTTCTCGAGCTCATGTCGTTGAGCAACACGCTTCCGGGACTCAACGCCACGAACATGGCGATTCTCGCGGGCGATCGCCTCCGCGGCACGCTCGGCGCCGTCGCGGCGATGATCGGAATGTGTCTCCCGGCATTGATCCTCATGACCGCCGCGGGCGTCGCGTACGGGATGAACGGGAATCGGCCGATCGTCACGGCGGCCCTCCACGGCGTGGCGGCCGCGGCCACCGGGCTGATCGCGGCCACGTGGTTTCAGATCGGAAAGAAGACCGTCAAAGGATTTTACGACGCGTTCTTCATTCTGGCCGCGGTACTGGGCATCAACCACTTCAAGCTATCGGTGCCGGTCGTGCTGCTCTCGGTCGGCGCGCTCGCAATCTTCGCGTATCGCCCGGTCAAGAAAACCGATCGCCCGCACGAGGACTCACACGCGTGGATCAGATCCCTGCAATAG
- a CDS encoding chromate transporter, with protein MDQIPAIARVFGYLSLLTIGGGMAAFPEMKVLVVGVHRWLTDAQLIHIYSVGQLSPGPNMMMVATIGERVAGIPGALVAALAFFVPTGILTFVVGRVWNRIAAWPWRASIQRGLAPVAIGLAVAGLITFGKGAVTGWITLLVGLAVFYASLRTRVNPALLILGGAAVGAIALR; from the coding sequence GTGGATCAGATCCCTGCAATAGCGCGCGTCTTCGGCTACCTTTCGTTGCTGACGATCGGCGGCGGCATGGCGGCGTTTCCGGAGATGAAGGTCCTCGTGGTCGGCGTGCACCGCTGGCTGACGGATGCGCAGCTGATCCATATTTATAGCGTCGGGCAGCTGTCGCCCGGGCCGAACATGATGATGGTGGCGACGATCGGCGAACGGGTCGCCGGGATCCCGGGTGCGCTGGTCGCTGCGCTCGCGTTCTTCGTGCCGACCGGAATTTTGACGTTCGTCGTCGGTCGGGTGTGGAACCGGATCGCGGCGTGGCCGTGGCGCGCCTCGATCCAGCGCGGGCTGGCGCCGGTCGCGATCGGCCTGGCAGTAGCGGGCCTGATCACGTTCGGCAAAGGCGCCGTGACCGGATGGATCACGCTGCTCGTCGGGCTAGCCGTCTTCTACGCGTCGCTGCGCACGCGCGTCAATCCGGCACTGCTCATCCTCGGGGGAGCGGCGGTCGGCGCGATCGCGCTCCGGTAG
- a CDS encoding MgtC/SapB family protein, producing MPTATEFELRVVVAGLLGSLIGFERQWRQRGAGVHTSALVAIGAALFTLLGPVVGSDSETRILANIVTGVGFLAGGVILRQGASISGLNTAATIWATAAVGALAGVGQYAHALMGAGAIFVFNLALQPLVEKIDSQATVYQERHGEKTYRIHAACDDAAIDDVRAAVIDVVKASNLILHSISTESAGQGQEVRVELRLPRRDDSVVERFSSGLAQRADVHNVRWRMLDS from the coding sequence ATGCCGACCGCAACCGAGTTTGAGCTGCGGGTGGTCGTCGCCGGACTACTCGGCTCGCTGATCGGTTTCGAGCGGCAGTGGCGGCAGCGCGGTGCCGGAGTGCACACGAGCGCGCTCGTCGCTATCGGCGCGGCCTTGTTTACGCTGTTGGGGCCGGTTGTCGGTTCCGACAGCGAGACGCGCATCCTCGCCAACATCGTCACCGGCGTCGGCTTTCTCGCCGGCGGCGTCATCCTGCGCCAAGGCGCGAGCATCAGCGGCCTCAACACCGCCGCGACGATCTGGGCGACCGCCGCCGTCGGGGCGCTCGCCGGGGTCGGCCAGTACGCTCACGCGCTCATGGGCGCCGGCGCCATCTTCGTGTTCAACCTCGCCCTCCAGCCGCTCGTCGAGAAGATTGACTCGCAAGCCACCGTCTACCAAGAGCGGCACGGCGAGAAGACATACCGGATCCACGCCGCATGCGACGACGCGGCGATCGACGACGTTCGCGCCGCAGTCATCGACGTCGTCAAGGCGAGCAATCTGATTCTTCATAGCATTTCTACCGAGTCGGCGGGCCAAGGGCAAGAGGTCCGAGTGGAGCTGCGGCTGCCGCGTCGGGACGATTCCGTCGTCGAGCGCTTCTCGAGCGGGCTCGCGCAGCGGGCGGACGTGCATAACGTCAGATGGAGGATGTTGGATTCATGA
- a CDS encoding formylglycine-generating enzyme family protein has product MIDTAREGMVRIEGGTFRMGSDRFYPEEAPVREVVVDGFWIDAHAVTNADFSKFVRTTGYITVAQRPLNRADYPGAPPENLVPGALVFHMTAGPVDLRDFSQWWSWVPGACWKQPEGPGSSIDSRPDRPVVHVAYEDGEAYARWAGKRLPTEAEWEYAARGGLDGRDFVWGDEMEPGGKPAANTWQGEFPYKSTARHGPRTLPVGSFAPNGYGLYDMAGNVWEWTSDWFVSDRTAMESPCCAGDARALSYDPCQPQVRIPRKVLKGGSFLCSPSYCLRFRPAARSPQMTDTGMSHLGFRCVQD; this is encoded by the coding sequence ATGATCGACACGGCGCGCGAGGGCATGGTCCGGATCGAGGGCGGAACATTCCGCATGGGCTCCGACCGGTTCTATCCGGAGGAGGCGCCCGTGCGGGAGGTCGTCGTCGACGGCTTCTGGATCGACGCGCACGCCGTGACCAACGCCGACTTTTCTAAGTTCGTCCGCACGACCGGCTACATCACGGTCGCCCAGCGCCCGTTGAATCGGGCCGACTATCCTGGTGCGCCACCCGAGAATTTGGTTCCCGGAGCGCTCGTATTCCATATGACCGCAGGCCCGGTCGATCTGCGCGATTTCTCGCAGTGGTGGTCGTGGGTGCCGGGCGCGTGCTGGAAGCAACCGGAAGGCCCGGGCAGCTCGATCGACTCGCGTCCGGATCGCCCCGTCGTTCACGTTGCGTACGAAGACGGCGAAGCGTACGCGCGCTGGGCGGGGAAACGGCTACCGACCGAGGCCGAGTGGGAGTACGCGGCGCGGGGCGGGCTCGACGGCAGAGACTTCGTCTGGGGCGACGAGATGGAGCCGGGCGGAAAGCCCGCCGCGAACACGTGGCAGGGCGAGTTCCCGTACAAGAGCACGGCGCGGCACGGGCCGCGGACGCTGCCGGTCGGCAGTTTCGCGCCCAACGGTTACGGCCTCTACGACATGGCGGGCAACGTGTGGGAATGGACCAGCGACTGGTTCGTCAGCGATCGCACGGCTATGGAGTCGCCCTGCTGCGCCGGTGACGCTCGCGCTCTCAGCTACGACCCCTGTCAGCCGCAGGTCCGCATCCCGCGCAAGGTGCTCAAGGGCGGCTCGTTCCTCTGCTCGCCGAGCTACTGTCTTCGCTTCCGTCCGGCCGCGCGCTCGCCGCAGATGACCGACACGGGCATGTCGCACCTCGGCTTTCGCTGCGTCCAGGATTAG
- a CDS encoding TRIC cation channel family protein: MTPLILSKFGFSTLTLVDYISLIAATTNAFNGALLARRPDHYKHFTVAGIIILAYAGGIGGGIVRDVLVNRIPSPLINPWYLILCTIAAVVALAIDYYSEQRFKDGLFQFMTAFSLPWYAIVGAQAALSVHLGYAAAVLIGIIATTAGRWIIDVACNVIPKQLVRGEFFVGAAALTGIAYVVCNVALGWSVATSTLIAFVVGFGFRLTSQALGWEEWEPWEPAPLTEEEKERKRLGEGLRAELAAGGSGSDGDAK, encoded by the coding sequence ATGACGCCGCTGATCCTCTCGAAGTTCGGCTTTAGCACCCTTACGCTGGTCGACTACATCTCGCTGATCGCCGCCACGACCAACGCCTTCAACGGCGCCCTTCTCGCGCGCCGCCCAGACCACTACAAACACTTCACCGTCGCCGGAATTATCATCTTGGCCTACGCGGGCGGCATCGGCGGCGGCATCGTGCGCGACGTCCTCGTTAATAGGATCCCGTCGCCGCTGATCAACCCGTGGTATTTGATCTTGTGCACGATCGCCGCCGTCGTGGCGCTCGCGATCGACTATTACAGCGAACAGCGATTTAAGGATGGCCTCTTTCAGTTCATGACGGCGTTCTCGCTGCCGTGGTACGCGATCGTCGGTGCGCAAGCGGCGCTTTCCGTCCATCTCGGGTACGCGGCTGCCGTGCTCATCGGCATCATCGCGACGACCGCGGGGCGCTGGATCATCGACGTCGCCTGCAACGTAATTCCCAAGCAGCTGGTTCGCGGCGAGTTCTTCGTGGGAGCGGCGGCCTTGACCGGCATCGCTTACGTCGTTTGCAACGTCGCGCTCGGCTGGTCCGTAGCTACGTCGACGTTAATTGCGTTCGTGGTCGGTTTCGGCTTCCGCCTGACCTCGCAGGCGTTGGGCTGGGAGGAATGGGAACCGTGGGAGCCTGCTCCGCTCACCGAAGAGGAGAAGGAGCGCAAAAGGCTTGGCGAGGGGCTGCGCGCGGAGCTCGCGGCGGGCGGCTCTGGTTCAGATGGAGATGCAAAATGA
- a CDS encoding arylsulfatase encodes MTNSNGRSKQVQREILPIPDQAYAGFIAYDAKDPDSKFPPIEPVRPPEAAPNVLIVLIDDVGFGASSTFGGPCQSPTAERLAKNGLRYTRFHTTALCSPTRAALLAGRNHHTVGMGGITEIATSAPGYSSLRPNSMAPLPEILRLNGYSTAQFGKCHEVPVWEASPVGPFDRWPTGSGFEYFYGFVAGETNQWYPAIHEGTKLVEPPKTPEEGYHFMEDMTDRAIAWVRQQRLLAGDKPFFMYFAPGATHAPHHVPKEWADKYKGKFDQGWDKLREETFARQKKLGVIPQDCDLTKRPDAIPAWDAQTPEFQRVLAREMEVYAGFFEFADHHIGRLIDALDQIKALDNTLIYYIIGDNGASAEGTPQGTYNEVIPFNGMNALETVDFLTARMDKLGGPDSYNHYAVGWAHAMDTPYQWTKQVASHWGGTRNGTIVHWPKGIKAKGQIRPQFHHVIDVAPTILEIAQLPEPYMVNSVGQVPMQGVSMAYSFEDPKAAERRETQYFEMFGNRGIYHKGWTAVTRHRTPWLLTEAAPPFDDDVWELYDTNKDWSQAHDLSKQMPDKLHELQRLWLIEATRNNVLPLDDRTAERFNSDIAGRPLLIRGTSQVLANGMGGLNENGIVNVKNKSHSVTAQIVVPDGKPANGVILSQGGIGGGWMFYVKDGTLTYHYNFVGLRHFVITATQPLNAGPHQVRMEFAYDGGGLAKGGGVTLLIDGKAVGQGRVEQTVPMVFSADETSDVGVKHGSPMTLEMPPEQSEFNGTVQVVVIETTGESLDHLLSREEVLSMIVARQ; translated from the coding sequence ATGACGAACTCGAACGGCAGATCGAAGCAGGTTCAGCGCGAGATCTTACCGATTCCCGACCAAGCTTACGCCGGATTTATCGCGTACGATGCCAAGGATCCCGACTCCAAGTTTCCGCCGATCGAGCCGGTGCGTCCGCCGGAAGCGGCGCCGAACGTCCTGATCGTCCTGATCGACGACGTCGGCTTCGGCGCGTCGAGCACGTTCGGGGGCCCGTGCCAATCGCCGACGGCGGAGCGGCTCGCGAAAAATGGCCTACGCTACACGCGCTTCCACACGACGGCGCTGTGCTCGCCGACGCGTGCGGCGCTGTTGGCTGGACGAAACCATCACACCGTCGGCATGGGCGGCATTACGGAGATCGCAACGTCGGCGCCCGGTTACAGTTCGTTGCGGCCGAACTCGATGGCGCCGCTGCCGGAGATCCTTCGGCTTAATGGATACTCGACGGCGCAGTTTGGCAAGTGCCACGAGGTGCCGGTATGGGAAGCCAGCCCGGTTGGGCCGTTCGACCGCTGGCCGACCGGCTCGGGGTTCGAGTATTTCTACGGCTTCGTCGCGGGAGAAACCAACCAGTGGTATCCCGCGATTCATGAAGGCACCAAGCTCGTGGAGCCTCCCAAGACGCCCGAAGAGGGCTATCATTTCATGGAGGATATGACCGACCGCGCGATCGCGTGGGTGCGCCAGCAGCGGCTGCTCGCCGGCGACAAACCGTTCTTCATGTACTTCGCACCCGGCGCCACGCACGCGCCGCATCACGTGCCCAAGGAGTGGGCGGATAAATATAAGGGCAAGTTCGACCAAGGCTGGGACAAGCTGCGCGAAGAGACGTTCGCGCGACAGAAGAAGCTCGGGGTGATTCCGCAGGATTGCGACCTGACGAAGCGGCCCGACGCGATTCCCGCTTGGGACGCGCAGACCCCGGAGTTCCAGCGCGTGCTGGCCCGCGAGATGGAGGTTTACGCGGGTTTCTTCGAGTTCGCCGACCACCACATCGGCCGGCTGATCGACGCCCTCGATCAAATCAAGGCGCTCGATAACACGCTGATCTACTACATCATCGGCGATAACGGAGCGTCGGCGGAGGGGACGCCTCAGGGCACCTACAACGAAGTGATTCCGTTCAACGGCATGAACGCGCTCGAGACGGTGGATTTTCTCACCGCGCGCATGGACAAGCTCGGAGGCCCCGATTCGTACAACCACTACGCGGTCGGCTGGGCGCACGCGATGGATACTCCCTACCAGTGGACGAAGCAAGTCGCCTCGCATTGGGGCGGCACGCGCAACGGCACGATCGTGCACTGGCCCAAAGGGATCAAAGCCAAGGGGCAGATCCGCCCGCAGTTCCATCACGTGATCGACGTCGCACCGACAATTCTGGAGATCGCGCAGCTGCCCGAGCCGTACATGGTGAACAGCGTCGGGCAGGTGCCGATGCAGGGCGTCAGCATGGCGTACAGCTTCGAGGATCCCAAGGCGGCCGAGCGCCGCGAAACCCAATACTTCGAGATGTTCGGCAATCGCGGCATCTACCACAAAGGTTGGACCGCGGTGACGCGCCACAGAACGCCGTGGCTCTTGACCGAGGCAGCTCCGCCATTTGACGACGATGTTTGGGAGCTGTACGACACGAATAAGGACTGGTCGCAGGCCCACGACCTTTCAAAACAGATGCCCGATAAGCTGCACGAACTTCAGCGTCTGTGGCTGATCGAGGCGACGCGCAACAACGTTCTGCCGCTGGACGATCGTACCGCTGAACGGTTTAACTCGGATATCGCGGGGCGGCCGCTGCTCATTCGTGGGACCTCTCAAGTACTAGCCAACGGCATGGGCGGCCTCAACGAGAACGGCATCGTGAACGTGAAAAACAAGAGCCATTCCGTTACGGCGCAGATCGTCGTGCCGGACGGGAAGCCCGCAAACGGCGTCATCCTTTCTCAGGGAGGAATCGGCGGCGGCTGGATGTTCTACGTAAAGGACGGAACGCTCACATACCATTATAATTTCGTCGGACTCCGCCATTTCGTCATCACGGCGACGCAACCGCTGAATGCGGGCCCGCACCAAGTCAGAATGGAGTTCGCCTACGACGGAGGCGGACTTGCAAAAGGCGGCGGCGTGACGCTCCTCATCGACGGAAAGGCCGTTGGTCAGGGACGGGTCGAGCAAACGGTTCCGATGGTCTTCTCCGCGGACGAGACCAGCGACGTGGGCGTGAAGCACGGATCGCCGATGACGCTCGAGATGCCGCCAGAGCAGAGCGAATTCAACGGCACGGTTCAGGTCGTCGTCATCGAGACGACAGGTGAAAGTCTCGACCACCTGCTCTCGCGAGAAGAAGTGCTCAGCATGATC